CCTCATTCTGGTAGGCTGTCACGGCGATGAACTGAGTTTCCGGGAATGAATGGCTGCTGATCATTCTCTGCGGTCCTCCAACCCGTACGATGTGAATTCTGGGTTCGTATTTATGCAGAGAGTTCAACATGATCTGCAATTAGGAATTAAAACAAATCACAAGGTCGTTCAGATCTCGCTTCCATTTCAATAACGTCTACCTTGAAACGTTCCTACATACTGTATAAATTTCTGTTTCCCCGTAAGGACAGAAAGTGTGCCAGCGTTTCACTATACTGTGTGCCAAAACCTCAGCATCCTAGCGGCACTGTGAAATATTTTAAACAATCGACAATATTTAATGCTTCCGACATTCAAACCAACACCATTCGATCTCGTTTTTACCTCTTGTTTTTGTAATTTGAAATAATTTGGTTTAGCTCATATATAATTAAAGCATGTGATTTAATTACTATAAAGTTTCGTACACTCAGTTCACGCCTTTATGTTTCTCCCGTTTCCAGTATATTGTGGAAATGTTGTAAAGGTTAGGCCATTCCGGAATATCACAGAGATTGAGAAAGTTAAAGCCACCGTTTTAATTCTCGAACTTATTTGCTACAATATCTCGGTGTTAAATATCTCCCAATTGATAGGATAAAACTTATTTGTCACGATTCTGGAAAAGCGTGGACATTTGACAAGTATTTTGCCATAATTACAGATCTTCACATTGGTGAAAAATATAGAGTTGTAAATAGCCCTGAATGATTTATCAATGGTAAGGAATTTGGTCTAGTTCGGATTTTGCGATTATTTCAGCTGGTGAGCAATGCTTTGCATCTACAAAATGTACCTGTCCTCCGCCATTCAGTTTGTTCGTGAGTTTGACTTTACTGAAGGAGACGGGCGCCTTCATCCAGTGCGCCCCGAAGTTGGGCGAGTCTGGGTGGATATAGACACAGCTTGGGGCCTGAGGCTCCGGTTTGCCACCCGGAACCCACTCCCCGTTCACATACTTCCAGCGGTGGTTGTCGGCCGCCACAAAGTCCAACACAAAGGAGTACATGGCGTTGGGATCTAGCCCTGACACGTTGACTTTCAGCACAGGAAACATCCTCCTGAGAAGAGCAAAGAAACCCAAAGAAGTGAACAAGAGGGGGGAGGGTACCACAAAGTCATTTACCTCCTGCAAGAACCTGAAGAACCTGCTTGTAAGCGCCATTATCGTTGGTCACAAATGTTATTGTAATATGCAGATGATAGTCTCACTAAGGACATGGAAACCAAAACACAAAGACGGTCAACTTTAAGCTGGGATGCCTTATATCGCTCTAATTGCAGAATCTACAGAAATAGAACGCGTTAGAATTTGAACCATTCATTTTCCAAGTGTTTAAAATCTATATCTCTCATAGCGAGATCAGCTAAGAATCCTTCAGAGGAAATTCGACTCCCTGCTCGCACCTACCTGCCATTCTTTGTAACGATCATTTCGTTCGTTAGTTCCTTAAACTTCAGCCACAGGTCCAGGTCTTCCAGGTTGACtttcagctctctctcagtggggTCTCCTTTCTCACTTCCAGCCTGCAGTTCACTCTCCACCGCACTGAGAAGATGGTCCACACGGTACTGACCGCTCTTCCCACTCTCTGTGGCACTGGAGCTCATTGTCCTTATCTCAAGAGTCCAATTATTTCACCCAGTTGATTTCTACTGTAAAGAGCAGAGCAATGGGTGCCTCTGGTAACTATAATCCTGTTTACAGTCTCCTTGCTGCTTCTCATCCATCCCAATAAATACTTATCTGGCTGGATGCTGACGTCAGGTAACGGGTTGGATGGACTCGGATTGGTTGTGCATTGCTTTGATCCAAGCGGTTCTGACCCCGATTGGCTGGTGGCGGCCATATCAGTGGAGCTGGTGAAAGCCTCTGAAGTTCCAGCCAGATGTAATTACCAGAAGTTAAATAGAGCTATTTTATGCAAATTTGCAAATGTTTACACCTATATCAAAGCATGGGGttcaatgaggaaatggctgcgaGGATATAGAGCCCCAGTCTTCTTAAGTGTCTAATCTGTTTGTCATACAATTTTCACACATATCAGGACATGTAAACACTCATTTAAACTGAAATAGGAATATATCAGTAATACGAAACATTTGATTGTTGGAAATATTATTAGCAATCAAGCAGAACCATTTGTTACTTGCACCTTACCAAAATACCAAAAGATTACTCAACTGACAAGAAGTATTTGCTGGGTAAATCACTACTTGTGTTGTGAGTGGCAACTTTCTCTTTATAACTCCAGCACTCAATGCAGTATGGCTGAAGGTAAGATTTTACAGACATGCACCATCGGCGTCTCCTAAATGGCAAACTCACGCcagaactgaaaaaaaaacccacTCTGGTGGGCCCAATTCCAGGTTCAGATTGAAGAAAATGATACCCGTCTCTCACTTGAGAGGAGATGCAACTTCTGGGCTCCAAGTACAGTACCGCCGGGCTAGTGCCCGCTGTTTATGACCTTTCTGTGGGAGCGATACATTCAGAGGGTTGAGGTGACAATAAGCAGGAAATGGTCAAATGGAACCATTAATCGGGTTGCTCCGAGAACAATACTCTTTGAAATGACCTACACAGTAGACATCAAGACAGTCACCAAACCTTGGGCCGCAGTTATTTCGAAGGAAAAGTCCAGGAATTTATGAAAATCTGCAGCATTCTGTTCACATTTTCTGCGTTACGTTCTCGTCCAATTATTTGAAGCGTCaaccgaaacgttaactctgtttctctgagtcttgccAACACTTTCccggttttgtttcagatttctagtgTCGCAGTATCTTTTTTTTATCTCCACATTCAGTTTGTGAGAAGATTATTCTTTAATATTAGTGATAAGTGAAAAACAAATGGAACACAATATTATCAGACAATAAATAATTCGAAGCTTGCGAGTCTCCTGAAATGCCAATGTTAAAATAATTTATTAGCATCGCCAAAATCGCTTGAAAGTTAACGGAAAGCTCGGGGTTAGAGGAATATGGTATGCTATCGATACCTAACGCAGACGGGATGGAGGAGGTGGGTAGGGATAAGAGTTTTGTCGATGTTTGGATATGGGAGGAAAATTGACTCAGTTTTCCTGGCGGATTAAGGCTGGTGAGGCGGAAAGAAAGTCTGAAGACTCACTCGGCATCAAATGAAAGCGATTCATTGTGAAAAGAGATGGAGGATGCCCCTCAGGTATAAACCCAAAAAACTCTTTTCTATTCATCGGCAAAAGGGGaagcaatttgtttttttttgatcCGATGGTAATCTCAGGCTGGTTCTCATGAGCGAGTACTTCAGGGGCGGCTATTGAGCTTTTGACTGTGAGCTGCAGTGCATGACAGTTTACAGCCAAAAAACTTCCTTCAGCCTTTCCACATCATCGCTATAAACACTGGCCAGGGAGAGGGTGAAGAGAAACATTGATCTCACTTGAACTTTATCACACAGCTCATACCAAACCTGATATCCCCCTGGGCGGTGGATTCCACTACATTATTTAAATGATGGCATAATATTTAAAAAGACAATAGGCATTTCATATTGGAGTGCAAGTGGTGGTGACTCTATTGCTGCTTTCGATCGCTTTAACTTCATATTATTGAGGCAAATCAATGCAACTTTGCTCGAAGAATGTCAATGATTTGCAATTCACAATGAATGGTGCCTAAATTTTTGAAGAGCATGATTGTTACAAGGCAACTGATTCTGTACGGAAAGGTGTGGGATCATTTCAAAAAGGGATCATGTGAATTGTTTTCCATTCAGTGACAGAATATGGAAAATTACACGGATTGACAGAATTATATGCGATCTTTCGAAAATTAGGAATACTTTGTAATTTGTTTCTCCCGGATGACAAGGTCGCGAGATGTGTATTAATCACAGAAATTTGAATTGTGGCTACTGAAATTCTGAAAATTGCCTCTTCGATATCAGCCTTAGTTCGAGTTCTGCGCCTTTAGATACCTCGTCTGGAGAACTCCGATAATTATTTATAAAAAGCAATGTGAAAAAaactgtgaggggagaggggccgAATTCCCCTTTATTCCGATACCTTACTCATATCAAATCGCCTGTATTTTTGTATTTAACTAACCATCGGGTTATGTTGAAATAAAGTCCTATGCACTGTTTAATTTTACTGGTTTGGGTGCTTCCTTTCTTCTGTCCATCTTGGCTTAATAGACTGAAATGTCTGCATTAGATGTAACAATGTCCGAAGATTGCGATTAATTACAGACCATATCCATTTGACTGAGGTTCTCTGCGTTGGGTCTCTATATCAAGAGATCAGACATCAGACATCTCAAAGATCCTTTCAGGCGCTCAACAATTACATCATCAGATTCCTTCTACAAAGATTGGCATAAGATTTGGAGTGATTGAAATAGTTACCGAGTAGGTGTCAAATTCAAGATAGTCATTCGGTGGAAGGCGAGAACCAGGAAAAATCTTGCAGCCCGTAAGCGtcaaaaatataaaaatatacaAATGCTTTCCAAAATGTTTGAAGTAATACATGCATTTGCTTCCAAACTTATTGGCACGTCTGGGCGCTCGAGGTTATTAAAATTCAAATATTCAGCAACTTGTGGCGATGAGGAGATGCTTGGTGAATTTCGTCAGAAGTACATACAACCTTAAACGAACAACTTTATACAAATGCTGGAGTTCAGTACGGCGAGCTGCTGTTCCCAGCCTCCCCCCTCAGCGATATACTTTGGAACATTTGAACTCGAACAAAGTCATTGGTGTTATGGCCGCCTTCATTTGATTGAAATGCTGGCATAATCCAGTTCTTTAGATAGTTCTTCAGAAAGTTACACATCTCCCTTTCTCACCCAGCGGGAGCAATCAACATTATATTGTGCGATTACAGAGAAACTATAAGATACTGCTATTAGGATTCGCTTCACCAATAATATATTTCTTATTCGATAGATTTACAAATCAAAGATAAATATTATATAGTAAGAATTAATCCTAATATCATCAGCGTCACATTTATAAATCTGAATGGTGCCACAGTACATTGCTGCTGATGACGTTAAGTGAAGATGCTTTTTCTAAATTTACCTCATTGATGAGCTACAAATTATAAATTCATGCAATCAACCCTTTGAGAAGTCGCTATGTGAGCAGATTGTGTGGAAAGCCATTAGGTTTGACAATACTGTAATGGAGGGCAACTGGGCTTCCACTGATCTCGATTTCTCCACATTGAAAAATACTCCATTTTATCATTATCGCCATGGAAATCTGCGGTCAAATGATCAAGTTCTTTATAGGTGCcttagggagagagaacagacttGAGAGAGTTACCTAGAGTCACTCTCAGGTATCTCATCCATTAGTTCCATAACAGCACGGCCGAAACTCTGAGCGCAGATTATCAGGGATGCTGTACAGGCGGCGGATGATTCACCAATGAGAAATAACAGAGAAATAAACAGATACAGAATTTACCCATCCAATCTGATATACATGCATATGCACGGACTTCCAAGCCATCACATCTCCAGAGTGCCATTGCTCCGTGATGTAAACTTGTCACTTTTTTTTTGTTGCCTTTGGTTTGTTTGGGGAGAATTTTTGTGCAACTCAAACATGATTTGGCGTAGCCAGGAGAAGAGCGGACTCCAAATACAATCTGATACTGACATTGATCCCTTATGACGGGCAGTCAAGTACCCCCAGCCGCTATCACCACGTTCATGAGCTGATCTCCCAGACTCCAAACATCAGCTTGGCGTAAAATCCTGAAGAGGATTCAACAGAcacaaaaaataattttataagcAAGTTTAAGCCTCAGTGTTCTGAAATATTATTTTTAAACGTAATAGAAATGTCAATTAATGTAATGTCAAATAAATTCTTATGATTGCTTGATGCTTCCTGTCAAAATTGGCAGTCTTGCTGTACATAATAACTAACTTAGAAAGTGACTTCCATACACTGATGGGGTCAGAAGAGGAGATTGTCGGTGGCTACTCTGCTTCATGTCTACAAAGAAATGGAGACTGAGAGTTCACAGCCCCAGAAAGTCAGTTATTGACAATGTACCGACTGTCAATCGACAGGAAACACCAGAGCCACAATCGGTGCAAAGATAGACTCCCAATCTCAGGCAATCATGAGAATTCATTTTGAGATTAACATTGATTCTATTGTAATAAACGATTTTAAAATGGAAGATTTCAGAACTATAGGATTACACTTAACTATAACATTATCCTATGCTTGAGTGCTATTCTTCAGGTTTTTAATCCAAGCtaatgtttggatttgatattctCTGCCAGAACTGTCAACTGAAGTGAATTAGCAACTACTGGATAAAAGTACATTTTCCCCTAGTTTATCCACCTTCCCTtcgcttttctccccctttgcttccccttttctaagtTTTGCCCctgtcccatcccccccccccccccccctcccaaccaaccagcatcttcatctgtcacagcttaccctctcattttagcttctctgccatttggccattcacaccctttattctctctgtggacagccatcttttcccctggtttctgtgcctatgactcatctttcattccctcaccctgcaatataaatatctcccactttctatgccttttagctctgacaaagggtcatttagactcgaaacgtcagctctttcctttccttacagatgctgccagacctgctgagattttctagcattttctcttttgaattaGCAACTACACCTGGATTTTCACTTCAAAGAATGCTGCAGTTTCATCATGAGGAGAACTTCTCTGTATGACTGTCATCGTGTAACAACTGAAAGTGtgtttttaaatataatttatgGCCCGGGATTTACTGTCAAAATAACGGCGTGACTATTGGTATCCATTGTTATTTACGCGCAAACGCTACAGAAACTTCAGGCCAGGCAGATGCACGGTTAAACACGGAAATTCAAAACTTGCCTTTAGATAGTGCCACCGCTCGGGCATTAACTTTACAGAAAAGCATCTTGTCCACTGTTTCCCCACTAACACGCATTCAGCAGCACGAAGCTGCTGTATTTGCGCTAAACATATGAATTAAACACAACCCGAAAACTAAATTTGTACCCATGTTGGTCTAAGTACCCTTTTAGTTAATTAATTATTACAAGTGTTGGGTTCCCTTCCCCTCAGCACTTATTTTCATTTGAAAATTTTAAatgtaaattttaaaattaaatttgtttTAGCTTTCCGTCCTGCACTTTTTTGCCTCTTCCTAATGCAATCTTTATCcctttctttatttctctttctgtatgaGCAGCCAGGgaataaattaaaaagcaaaatcACAAAGGTAAATAATCTCTGGATCACTACCTGAGCCTGAGTCACAAACAAATTGGCAAAtggtaaataagattagagagtTGAATGCATAGCTCAAAGGTCggagtgggagaaatgggttttgattcatggggcactggcaccagtactgggaaaGGGGGAGCTGGACCATTGGCATGGCGTTCACCTGAACCTCACTGGGATCAATATCCTAGAAAATCGTGTAACTGTAGAAAGGGCTTTAAAATAAATAGTAGAGTGGGGGAGGGTTCACAGAAGTGGAGAGTTAGAGAGTTAACAAGAATAAGATAATAGTGCAGGGTAGCAATATGGATAATGATAACTAAAATACTTTACAGGGCATACAAACAGAAAGAGCACCAGTAAATAAGGTCAGAGACAGTCAAAAGACAGACTTAAAGGCTGTTTATCTGAATGCATACAGCATTCGTAACAAGATGGGTGAGTTGTTAACACAGATAGAAATAAATAAGTATATTATagacattacagagacatggttttaAGTTGACTTTGTATtggaccttggttagaccacacttcgagtactgtgtacagctctggttttCATATTATAAAAaaaaatagaggcactggagaaggtgcaaaaaagattcaaGAATATATCAGAATTGAGAGGACTCAGGGAAAAAATTGAACATGTTCGGGTTCTCTATTTTAGAAAATAAAAGATTAAGATGTGACCAAAATCTTTAAAGTAtgaaggatttgatagggtagaggtagagaatATGTTTCTATTTGTGGGGAGATTAAAGCCATAAATTGGAACCAAGTCTTTACTCGaagagtttttatttatttatttattagtcacaagtagggcttacattaacactgcaatgaagttattgtgaaattcccctagtagccacactccgatgcctgttcggatcaatgtacctaaccagcagaaGAGTGGTAAGAATGGTAAGAGTGGAACTCGAACCTGTTCAAAAGAAAAATGGGAGGTTCTGTGGTCTTGTTCAAAACATTGTGAGATGTGTTCTGAGATCCTGTTCAAAAGAAAAGCGAGATGGTCTGTTTATAATGTGCATTTTGTAGAAGGCGGTGTGACAATGAGGATCTCTTGACTCAGACGATGACACAGCTAGCATGAAGAGGAAAGCTTAGTATTGCCTGATACAGTTCAAGTTATCTgcactttatgaaaggaaaaagtttaaagtttatttatcagtcacaagcaggcttacattcacactgcaatgaagttactgtgaaaatccactagtcgccacactctggcacctgtttgggtacatgagggagaatttagcgtgggcaATTTTTGAAAAGATAAGAGGTGTATTTTTTAATTTACACTAAGTCCCATTTAGATTGTGACTGTAGCAGCAGTACTGCAGCATGCCTGGTCAGTGGAGCGTGAGGGTTAAAAGTGGGTCACCAGAAATAAAATTTGAAAACCACTGGtctagataagcacatgagggagaaagaaatatgCTGATACAGTTGGATGAAGAGTGGGAAGAAAGTCATGTTAAGCACATTTTTGTGATAACGTGTTCCacagggaatcactgattgatttccctgtggggctcattgagttccctggtaacaggcagtggcctgcccagctggaactcattacctgagccttttataaggcaagcccaggactgggcctgctaaaCTGTAATCCCAAGCAGGGACTATTGTGTGTacaccacagtagtggttttactttacaTTCTGTAATGAACTATGTTCcgttccagtcgggcttcctaaGTCTTTACGTTGGTGATGAGGAACAAGAAAAGTTTCGGACAGCCTTGCCTTTCAATGAacccattagaaccatagaaaattacagctcagcaacaggccttttggcccttcttgtctgtgccgaaccattttttgcctagtcccacttgcctgcacttggaccatatccctccacacccctctcatccatgaatccgtcaaagtttttcttaaatgttaaatgttaaagcatttaccactttatcctgtagctcattccacactcccaccactctctgcgtgaagaagccccccctaatattccctttaaacttttctcctttcacccttaacctatgccctctggtttttttctcccctagcctcagtggaaaaagcctgcttgcattcactctatctatacccatcaaaatctcatacacctctatcaaatctcccctcattcttctacgctccagggaataaagtcccaacctattcaatctctctctgtaacaaagACAGTGATGGGGAGTTGGTGAAAATGCCGCTGGTTGGGAAACTGGAAGCTTATGATATGGGTGCGGAGGATTGGCCCCAGTACGCTGAAAGGATGAGCTATTTCTTCTGGGCAAACGGGATAGAAGGGGATGACCAGCAAATCGTCATCCTCTTGACCGCTTGTGGGCCCCAACTTTCAGCATTATTAAAAGTTTAATATCCGGCAGCCCCGGATTCAAAATCTTTTGACAAATTGgtagaagggaattggatcattacaaCCCtaaaccgtctgttatattgcaacaCTACAGATTTAACAGAGCAAATAGACTGCCTGGGAAACTAGTCACTGAATTTTTGATGAGACTGCGGAAATTTGCGGAACACTGAGTACAAGTGAGCACTTCTGGAAATGTTAAGGGATTGTTTAGTATATGGAATCAATAATATTCTGATCCAAAGAAAGCTTCTGGCTGAACCAATGCTGGGCATCCAGAAAGCCACAGAACTGGCTCTTTCACATGAAAACAGGGAAAAAGGGGCCCAGGAGCTTCAGGGGTCCATAGATGGTACTGTCCTCAGCCTTGGACATCCCCCATACTACAGAACCAAGTCCCCAGCGGATAATGCTCAAGTCTTCCATTTGATGCCAAGAAAGGGTGATTAGAATCAGAGGCTGAGATTCCAGAAAGTCTCTCCACCCTACAGTGAGGAGAGAGCACATCCATGCTACACTTGTAGTCATAAGGTCTGCCCCAGACAACGCTATCTAAACAGGCAAAAGACATACCAGGCAAGCCAAAGGGCAAAGCCAACTCAGGAGAGGGTTTTGTAAATAAACCGGCTCGAGAATGAGGAGGTAATGCAGCTAAATTACATTACCACACCCAAAGTGGGTCCAATCAAGATTAAACTCCAGGTAAATGGTCACCCCTGAGACATGGAGGTAGGCACAGAAGCCATTGTATCTATTATTGGTGAGTAGACCTAGAAGCGATTCAGATTGGGCATCTTGCCTTTAAGCCTGCGGGACACTAAGTCTAGAGATTAGGCACTTACACTGGGGAGCCCTTATGTATTGTTATGACCATGTAACCCCAGTTACACACAGGCAACAGACAGTCCAGGTCCCTCTAATAGTGGTGCAAGAACCTGGGCCCAGCCTTTTGGGAAGGAACTTGGGCTACAGAAAATCCAGCTGGATTGGCAATAGATCTTTAAAATGGGTACTGACAATTTAAACAAAATATTAGAGAAGTACCCCCAAGTGTTCCAAGAAGGCTTTGGAACGATTGGAAGCGCTAGGGTCAAGATCTACATGGACCCAGAGGCCCGACCTAACTGCCTCAAGGCACAACTGGTCCCCTATGCCATATGTGCCAAAATAGAGGCCGCATTGGAACATCTCGAGGAACTTAGCAATATATGCCCAGTACAATTTGCTGAATGGGCCTTGCCAGTAGTCCCAGTTTTAAAACCTGACAATTTGGTTGGTCTCTGCTAGGATTATAAATTGACAGTCAACAGAATCTCCCACTTAGGCAGATATCTATGCCATGCATTAAAGACTTGTGTGCATAGTTGGCTGG
The DNA window shown above is from Mustelus asterias chromosome 15, sMusAst1.hap1.1, whole genome shotgun sequence and carries:
- the tbxtb gene encoding T-box transcription factor T isoform X3, which gives rise to MSSSATESGKSGQYRVDHLLSAVESELQAGSEKGDPTERELKVNLEDLDLWLKFKELTNEMIVTKNGRRMFPVLKVNVSGLDPNAMYSFVLDFVAADNHRWKYVNGEWVPGGKPEPQAPSCVYIHPDSPNFGAHWMKAPVSFSKVKLTNKLNGGGQIMLNSLHKYEPRIHIVRVGGPQRMISSHSFPETQFIAVTAYQNEEITALKIKYNPFAKAFLDSKERSDHKEMLDDVSDSQQSGYSQSGYPDNSSACLSMLPNHDNWSSLQVSTHASMLPMTHNAGTATNSSQYPSLWSVSNSTITPVSQSGGMSNGLSSQFLRGSPVHYPSLAHSVSAPSSGSPLYDSGTGLEMAESQYDASPHGRLTSTWTPVTPPSM